In a genomic window of Bradyrhizobium sp. LLZ17:
- a CDS encoding 50S ribosomal protein L23: MTKNIEPRHYDVIVAPVVTEKATLASEHNKVLFKVAAKATKPQIKEAIEKLFDVKVKSVNTLVRKGKTKIFRGNLGSQSNTKRAIVTLEEGHRIDVTTGL, translated from the coding sequence ATGACGAAGAACATCGAGCCCCGCCATTACGACGTGATTGTCGCCCCGGTCGTGACCGAAAAGGCGACGCTGGCGTCCGAGCACAACAAGGTCCTGTTCAAGGTGGCCGCGAAGGCGACCAAGCCGCAGATCAAGGAAGCGATCGAGAAGCTGTTCGACGTCAAGGTCAAGAGCGTCAACACGCTGGTCCGCAAGGGCAAGACCAAGATCTTCCGCGGCAATCTCGGCTCGCAGTCGAATACCAAGCGCGCGATCGTGACCCTCGAAGAGGGCCACCGGATCGACGTTACCACCGGTCTGTAA
- the rpsC gene encoding 30S ribosomal protein S3, which translates to MGQKINPIGLRLGINRTWDSRWYAGKQEYGKLLHEDVKIREILHKELKQAAVARIVIERPHKKCRVTIHSARPGVVIGKKGADIDKLRKKVADITASDVVINIVEIRKPELDATLVAESIAQQLERRVAFRRAMKRAVQSAMRLGAEGIRINCSGRLGGAEIARMEWYREGRVPLHTLRADIDYGVATAFTTFGTCGVKVWIFKGEILEHDPMAQDKRMAEGETGGGGGGRQRRDNAAA; encoded by the coding sequence ATGGGTCAAAAGATCAATCCGATCGGTCTGCGTCTGGGCATCAACCGGACCTGGGATTCCCGCTGGTATGCCGGCAAGCAGGAATACGGCAAGCTGCTGCACGAGGACGTCAAGATCCGCGAGATCCTGCACAAGGAGCTCAAGCAGGCGGCCGTCGCCCGCATCGTGATCGAGCGTCCGCACAAGAAGTGCCGCGTCACCATCCACTCGGCTCGCCCGGGCGTGGTGATCGGCAAGAAGGGCGCCGACATCGACAAGCTGCGCAAGAAGGTCGCGGACATCACCGCGTCCGACGTCGTCATCAACATCGTCGAGATCCGCAAGCCGGAGCTCGATGCGACGCTGGTGGCCGAATCGATCGCGCAGCAGCTCGAGCGCCGCGTCGCGTTCCGCCGTGCCATGAAGCGCGCCGTGCAGTCGGCGATGCGTCTCGGCGCGGAAGGCATCCGCATCAACTGCTCGGGTCGCCTGGGCGGTGCGGAAATCGCGCGCATGGAATGGTACCGCGAAGGCCGCGTGCCGCTGCATACGCTGCGCGCCGACATCGACTACGGCGTTGCGACCGCGTTCACGACCTTCGGCACCTGCGGCGTCAAGGTCTGGATCTTCAAGGGCGAGATCCTCGAGCACGATCCGATGGCCCAGGACAAGAGAATGGCCGAAGGCGAGACGGGCGGCGGTGGCGGCGGCCGGCAGCGCCGTGACAACGCTGCGGCCTGA
- the rpmC gene encoding 50S ribosomal protein L29: protein MAQMKIEDIRALSPDQQDDAVLNLKKERFNLRFQRATGQLENTSRLREARRDIARIKTVAAQQRAKKK from the coding sequence ATGGCCCAGATGAAGATCGAAGACATCCGCGCGCTGAGCCCCGACCAGCAGGATGATGCTGTGCTGAACCTGAAGAAGGAGCGCTTCAACCTGCGCTTCCAGCGCGCCACCGGCCAGCTCGAGAATACCTCGCGGCTGCGCGAGGCCCGTCGTGACATCGCCCGGATCAAGACCGTCGCCGCGCAGCAGCGCGCGAAGAAGA
- the rplB gene encoding 50S ribosomal protein L2, translated as MALKTFNPTTPGQRQLVMVDRSALYKGKPVKALTEGKHSSGGRNNTGRITVRFRGGGHKRTLRTVDFKRDKIDVPATVERLEYDPNRTGFIALIKYEDGVQAYILAPQRLAVGDTIIAGNYVDVKPGNVMPLGNMPVGTIIHNIETKIGKGGQLARSAGTYAQLVGRDQDYVIIRLNSGEQRLVHGRCRATIGAVSNPDHMNTSIGKAGRTRWMGRRPHNRGVSMNPIDHPHGGGEGRTSGGRHPVTPWGKPTKGKKTRTNKSTNKFILLSRHKRKK; from the coding sequence ATGGCACTGAAGACATTCAATCCCACGACGCCGGGCCAGCGCCAGCTGGTCATGGTCGATCGTTCGGCGCTCTACAAGGGCAAGCCGGTCAAGGCGCTCACCGAAGGCAAGCACTCCTCGGGCGGTCGCAACAACACCGGCCGCATCACCGTGCGTTTCCGTGGCGGCGGCCACAAGCGGACGCTGCGGACCGTCGACTTCAAGCGTGACAAGATCGACGTTCCCGCGACCGTCGAGCGGCTCGAATACGATCCGAACCGCACCGGCTTCATTGCGCTGATCAAATACGAGGACGGCGTGCAGGCCTACATCCTGGCGCCGCAGCGCCTGGCCGTGGGTGACACCATCATCGCCGGCAACTATGTCGACGTGAAGCCGGGCAACGTCATGCCGCTCGGCAACATGCCGGTCGGCACGATCATCCACAACATCGAGACCAAGATCGGGAAGGGCGGCCAGCTCGCGCGTTCCGCGGGCACCTATGCCCAGCTCGTCGGTCGCGACCAGGACTACGTGATCATCCGCCTGAACTCGGGCGAGCAGCGCCTGGTGCACGGCCGTTGCCGCGCCACGATCGGCGCGGTGTCGAACCCGGATCACATGAACACCTCGATCGGCAAAGCCGGCCGCACACGTTGGATGGGCCGTCGTCCGCACAACCGCGGCGTCTCGATGAACCCGATCGACCATCCGCACGGCGGTGGTGAAGGTCGTACCTCGGGCGGTCGCCACCCGGTGACCCCGTGGGGCAAGCCGACCAAGGGCAAGAAGACCCGCACCAACAAGTCGACCAACAAATTCATTCTCCTAAGCCGCCACAAGCGGAAGAAGTAA
- the rpsS gene encoding 30S ribosomal protein S19, with the protein MVRSVWKGPFVEGSLLKKADAARASGRHDVIKIWSRRSTILPQFVGLTFGVYNGQKHVPVAVNEEMVGHKFGEFSPTRTFHGHSGDKKAKKA; encoded by the coding sequence ATGGTTCGTTCAGTCTGGAAAGGCCCGTTCGTCGAGGGTTCTCTGCTCAAGAAGGCAGATGCCGCGCGCGCTTCCGGCCGTCACGACGTCATCAAGATCTGGAGCCGTCGCTCGACTATCCTGCCGCAGTTCGTCGGTCTGACCTTCGGCGTCTACAACGGCCAGAAGCACGTGCCGGTGGCGGTCAACGAGGAAATGGTCGGTCACAAGTTCGGCGAGTTTTCGCCGACCCGTACTTTCCATGGCCATTCGGGCGACAAGAAAGCCAAGAAGGCTTGA
- the rplP gene encoding 50S ribosomal protein L16 gives MMQPKKTKFRKAHKGRIHGVASSGATLAFGQFGLKATEPERVTARQIEAARRALTRHMKRAGRVWIRVFPDVPVSKKPAEVRMGSGKGAPELWVARVKPGRVLFEIDGVNTQTAREALTLAAAKLPIKTRFVERIAE, from the coding sequence ATGATGCAACCTAAGAAAACGAAGTTCCGGAAGGCGCATAAGGGCCGTATCCACGGCGTGGCGTCTTCGGGTGCGACGTTGGCGTTCGGCCAGTTCGGCCTGAAGGCGACCGAGCCTGAGCGCGTCACCGCGCGCCAGATCGAAGCCGCTCGCCGCGCGCTGACCCGCCACATGAAGCGCGCCGGCCGGGTCTGGATTCGCGTGTTCCCCGACGTTCCGGTGTCGAAGAAGCCGGCCGAAGTCCGCATGGGCTCCGGCAAGGGCGCGCCGGAACTGTGGGTGGCGCGCGTCAAGCCGGGCCGGGTGCTGTTCGAGATCGACGGCGTCAACACCCAGACCGCGCGCGAGGCGCTGACGCTGGCGGCCGCCAAGCTGCCGATCAAGACGCGCTTCGTCGAACGCATTGCGGAGTAA
- the rplV gene encoding 50S ribosomal protein L22 has protein sequence MSKPKRERSLAENEAKAVARMLRVSPQKLNLVAQLIRGRKASAALADLQFSRKRIAVDVKKCLESAIANAENNHDLDVDDLVVTQAFVGNGLVMKRFAPRGRGRSGRVYKPFSQLTIIVRQVEAEAAAA, from the coding sequence ATGAGCAAACCTAAGCGCGAACGGAGCCTCGCCGAGAACGAGGCGAAGGCGGTCGCCCGGATGCTGCGGGTGAGCCCGCAGAAGCTCAACCTGGTCGCCCAGCTCATTCGCGGCCGGAAGGCGTCTGCGGCACTCGCCGACCTGCAGTTCTCGCGCAAGCGGATCGCGGTCGACGTGAAGAAGTGCCTGGAGTCGGCGATCGCGAATGCCGAGAACAACCACGACCTGGACGTCGACGATCTCGTCGTGACCCAGGCTTTCGTCGGCAACGGTCTCGTGATGAAGCGCTTTGCACCGCGCGGCCGTGGCCGCTCGGGCCGTGTCTACAAACCATTTTCGCAGCTGACGATCATTGTGCGTCAGGTCGAAGCCGAAGCAGCAGCGGCTTAA
- the rplD gene encoding 50S ribosomal protein L4, whose protein sequence is MELKVTTLEGKEAGSVQLSDTIFGLEPRQDILARCVQWQLNKRQAGTHKAKGRAEIWRTGKKMYKQKGTGGARHGSARVPQFRGGGRAFGPVVRSHATGLPKKVRVLALKHALSAKAKDGDLLVIDKAALEAAKTKALLGHFSGLGLTNALIIDGAELNNGFAAAARNIPNMDVLPIQGINVYDILRRRKLVLTKAAIDALEARFK, encoded by the coding sequence ATGGAATTGAAGGTCACGACCCTCGAGGGCAAGGAAGCCGGCTCGGTCCAGCTTTCCGACACCATTTTCGGCCTTGAGCCGCGCCAGGACATCCTTGCACGTTGCGTGCAGTGGCAGCTCAACAAGCGTCAGGCCGGCACGCACAAGGCCAAGGGCCGCGCCGAGATCTGGCGCACCGGCAAGAAGATGTACAAGCAGAAGGGCACCGGCGGTGCTCGTCACGGCTCGGCCCGCGTGCCGCAGTTCCGTGGCGGCGGCCGTGCCTTCGGTCCGGTGGTGCGTTCGCACGCCACCGGCTTGCCGAAGAAAGTCCGCGTGCTTGCGCTCAAGCATGCGTTGTCGGCCAAGGCCAAGGACGGCGATCTGCTGGTGATCGACAAGGCCGCGCTGGAAGCCGCCAAGACCAAGGCGCTGCTCGGTCACTTCTCGGGCCTCGGCCTGACCAACGCGCTGATCATCGACGGTGCCGAGCTCAACAACGGTTTTGCCGCTGCCGCTCGCAACATCCCGAACATGGATGTGCTGCCGATCCAGGGCATCAACGTCTATGACATCCTGCGCCGTCGGAAGCTGGTTCTGACCAAGGCCGCCATCGATGCGCTGGAGGCGCGCTTCAAATGA